From one ANME-2 cluster archaeon genomic stretch:
- a CDS encoding TCP-1/cpn60 chaperonin family protein — MAAQLGGQPIMVLRQGTQRTTGRDAQRGNIMAAKVVASAVRSTLGPKGMDKMLVNSAGQVTITNDGATILDEMDIKHPAAKMVVEVAKTQDDEVGDGTTTAAVLTGELLEKAEELLDMNVHSTTITKGYRMAAIEAHRILEGISIQVTEDDVDTLVKIAETALTGKGAESATDIIAPLVVRAVRAITETDANGKKTVDIKDVMMERRVEGSVDDTELVEGLIIDRTRTHQSMPTRVDNARIAILATPIDVRSMEFKNEISLTGTTQRRAFIEQEERMVKDVVDKVINSGANAVFCQKAVDDMARHYLAKAGIFVIHRVKKKDLKLLAQSTNGKIVTNLDEITPDDLGNAGLVEEKMVGNGEMIFVRDCPNTKVVSIILRGGTEQVVDNLARAMNDALRVVGVVIEDGRVVAGGGSPEVELSLRLKEYAATLKGREQLAVIRFAEAVEIIPKTLAENSGLDSIDKLVELKSRHEAGEKNAGLNVFKNRVEDMKVSGVVEPLRVKLQAIDSASEAANMILRIDDMIASSGSKGPKQAPGMKDYQV; from the coding sequence ATGGCAGCACAGTTAGGCGGTCAGCCAATAATGGTCCTCAGACAGGGGACACAAAGGACTACAGGTAGAGATGCCCAGAGGGGTAATATCATGGCAGCAAAAGTGGTTGCATCGGCAGTACGTTCCACCCTGGGACCAAAGGGTATGGATAAGATGCTGGTGAATTCTGCAGGCCAGGTTACCATTACCAACGACGGCGCAACTATCCTGGATGAAATGGATATCAAGCATCCTGCAGCCAAAATGGTTGTAGAGGTCGCAAAAACCCAGGATGACGAAGTGGGCGACGGCACCACCACAGCTGCTGTACTGACCGGAGAACTGCTGGAAAAGGCAGAAGAACTGCTGGATATGAACGTGCACAGCACGACTATTACAAAAGGATACCGGATGGCTGCTATTGAGGCACACCGCATTCTGGAAGGCATATCAATCCAGGTGACCGAAGACGATGTGGATACCCTGGTTAAGATAGCCGAGACGGCGCTTACGGGCAAAGGTGCGGAATCTGCGACGGATATCATTGCACCACTTGTGGTCAGGGCCGTGCGCGCTATTACTGAAACTGATGCAAACGGAAAAAAGACCGTAGATATTAAGGATGTTATGATGGAGCGCAGGGTGGAGGGCAGTGTGGACGATACTGAACTGGTAGAAGGACTTATCATTGACAGGACCCGTACCCACCAGAGCATGCCCACCAGGGTCGATAATGCCAGAATTGCAATACTTGCCACGCCCATTGATGTACGGTCAATGGAATTCAAGAATGAGATATCCCTGACAGGTACAACACAGCGCCGGGCTTTTATTGAGCAGGAAGAGCGGATGGTGAAGGACGTGGTGGATAAAGTGATCAACAGCGGGGCTAATGCAGTGTTCTGCCAGAAAGCTGTTGACGATATGGCGCGCCACTACCTGGCCAAGGCCGGTATATTTGTTATTCACAGGGTAAAGAAGAAGGACCTGAAACTGCTTGCCCAATCCACGAACGGTAAGATTGTTACCAATCTTGACGAAATTACTCCGGACGACCTGGGTAATGCCGGGCTGGTCGAAGAAAAAATGGTGGGTAACGGCGAGATGATATTTGTACGTGATTGTCCCAATACAAAGGTTGTATCTATTATCCTGCGAGGCGGCACCGAACAGGTGGTGGATAATCTTGCACGGGCCATGAACGATGCCCTGCGCGTGGTAGGTGTGGTCATTGAGGACGGGCGGGTCGTAGCCGGCGGTGGGTCACCTGAAGTGGAACTGTCATTACGGCTAAAGGAATATGCAGCTACATTGAAGGGCAGGGAACAACTGGCAGTGATAAGGTTTGCCGAGGCAGTAGAAATAATTCCCAAGACCCTTGCCGAGAACAGTGGTCTTGATTCTATTGATAAACTTGTGGAACTTAAAAGCAGGCATGAGGCAGGGGAAAAGAATGCCGGGCTGAATGTCTTTAAGAACAGGGTAGAAGATATGAAGGTCTCTGGTGTGGTAGAGCCTTTGAGAGTGAAGCTCCAGGCAATTGATTCGGCATCCGAGGCAGCCAACATGATACTCCGCATTGATGATATGATAGCTTCCAGCGGTAGTAAAGGGCCGAAACAGGCTCCCGGAATGAAGGACTACCAGGTTTAG
- a CDS encoding TatD family hydrolase yields MHLDHRCQGTEAAKAFKRAGGTHIFLVSKPSWTIGVTINKPDDYRLVFDETIEMAEAVKRIGVTAFPVLGVHPAAITKMYGRVGLDRTIELMRSGLEIAAGYVEDGLAVGMKSGRPHYEVEPALWDASNMILVYAMELARDAGCPVQLHTETATPEGVHELACMARKAGLSPEKVVKHFSPPMIPEFAKCGIWPGVLAGKGMIEEALVQGDRFMMETDYIDDPQRPGAVLGARTIPRKTLALVDEWEDEVFWKIHKENPEKVYNVEIERTTT; encoded by the coding sequence ATGCACCTTGACCACCGTTGTCAGGGTACAGAGGCCGCCAAAGCTTTCAAGCGCGCAGGCGGCACCCATATTTTTTTAGTTTCAAAACCTTCATGGACCATAGGTGTAACCATAAACAAGCCAGATGATTACAGACTGGTGTTCGATGAAACCATCGAAATGGCAGAAGCTGTTAAAAGGATCGGTGTGACAGCTTTTCCTGTGCTTGGCGTACATCCTGCTGCCATTACCAAGATGTATGGAAGGGTTGGTCTGGACAGGACTATTGAGTTGATGCGGTCTGGTCTTGAGATTGCCGCCGGATATGTAGAAGATGGGCTTGCCGTGGGTATGAAATCGGGTCGTCCCCATTATGAGGTTGAACCTGCTTTGTGGGATGCTTCAAATATGATACTGGTCTACGCTATGGAACTGGCACGGGACGCAGGATGTCCTGTGCAATTGCATACCGAAACCGCAACTCCTGAGGGCGTACATGAGCTGGCGTGCATGGCACGAAAAGCCGGACTTTCCCCTGAAAAAGTGGTGAAGCATTTCTCACCGCCCATGATACCTGAATTTGCAAAGTGCGGTATATGGCCGGGCGTACTTGCCGGTAAAGGGATGATAGAGGAGGCACTGGTCCAGGGGGACAGGTTCATGATGGAAACGGATTATATTGACGACCCACAGCGTCCCGGTGCAGTGCTGGGTGCCAGGACCATACCCCGAAAGACGCTTGCGTTGGTGGATGAGTGGGAAGATGAGGTTTTCTGGAAAATCCACAAGGAGAATCCGGAAAAGGTATACAATGTTGAGATTGAACGTACCACAACGTAA
- a CDS encoding TATA-box-binding protein: protein MANTDDPKETIKIENVVASTAIGTTLDLPKITMKLEGADYNKERFPGVVYRTKDPKTAALIFGSGKIVCTGAKSIEDVHNGLKKVFNELTNMGVEVMDNPEITVQNIVASADLGTVLNLNAIAIGLGLENIEYEPEQFPGLVYRLAVPKVVMLLFGSGKLVVTGGKKPEDAHAAVDKIVEELDSLGLM from the coding sequence ATGGCTAATACTGATGACCCAAAAGAGACTATTAAGATAGAAAATGTTGTAGCTTCCACCGCTATTGGTACCACACTAGACCTGCCCAAAATAACCATGAAACTTGAAGGTGCAGATTATAATAAAGAACGTTTTCCCGGGGTGGTTTACAGAACCAAGGACCCAAAGACTGCGGCCCTGATATTCGGGAGCGGAAAGATCGTATGTACCGGTGCAAAGAGTATTGAAGATGTCCATAACGGCCTGAAAAAGGTATTCAATGAACTGACAAATATGGGAGTCGAGGTAATGGACAATCCAGAGATAACGGTGCAAAATATTGTTGCCTCCGCTGACCTGGGTACAGTTCTTAACCTCAACGCTATTGCCATAGGACTGGGACTTGAGAACATCGAATATGAACCTGAACAGTTTCCAGGATTGGTTTACCGGTTAGCAGTCCCTAAGGTGGTCATGCTCCTGTTCGGTTCAGGCAAACTTGTGGTAACCGGCGGAAAAAAACCAGAAGATGCACACGCTGCTGTTGATAAAATCGTAGAGGAACTGGATAGCCTGGGATTGATGTGA